A single genomic interval of Zunongwangia sp. HGR-M22 harbors:
- a CDS encoding alpha-d-galacturonidase has translation MKTILSTFFIIFSMQLNAQIAISFDKESPRINFGSERLMLELDRIGEDIRFLEDVPNGFSESRLIIVAEKDSDWFRTHIFKSDLPKITNSKEAFRISSEGNKIYVIGNDESGALYGALELADRIKSEEKLPKNLDFGDQPEMVLRGTAIGMQKMNILPDRHVYEYPYTPKNFPWFYDKELWIKYLDMLVENRYNSLYLWNGHPFASLVKLEDYPYALEVDEETFRKNEEIFEFLTTEADKRGIWVIQMFYNIIVSKPFAEHHNIPTQDRGREITPLLEDYTRKSIAAFIEKYPNVGLLVALGEAMSGIENDISWFTNTIIPGVKDGMQRLGREDEPPIILRAHDTDAPKVVQAAFPMYKNLYTTHKYTGESLTTYEPRGPWTKIHQDLSNLASVHISNVHILANLEPFRFGSPNFIEKTVKAMHEVHGANALHLYPQTSYWDWPYTADNTAPRLLEMDRDWIWYSAWGRYAWQKERERNEEIEFWSDEFSKKYGTDRAASEQILTAYEETGEIAPKTLRRFGITEGNRQTLLLGMFMSQLVNPYKWRVYPGFYESTGPEGEILIEYAEKEFNNEPHIGETPLQIIQEIEDHGKKAVEAIDKTEPNVSKNKDEFIRLQNDIRAYKAFAYFFSEKVKAAMLVLRYDHSGEKNALLKAIPHLENSLKHYRKLVELTDGNYFYANSMQTSMRRIPTGGDDGKYKLWSEMLPLYEQELENFRKNLNNIDSSVKSDSQDKKVKAWTPAEVKILSGQETYSVAVGSLVYDKMSAQIIKAAPEISKLTGVKFKEKNQIANGTILKFENSKPVKVVVGFFEDAEDTENLIAPTLENNAAGNIMGQADIAIANALKLDGYPKINIHTYHFETGKNELQLEKGRVLILGFIPAVQKINSRDAGLVGEKSVDWLFQDSN, from the coding sequence ATGAAAACCATTTTAAGTACATTCTTCATCATTTTTTCAATGCAACTGAATGCTCAGATTGCAATTTCATTTGATAAAGAATCACCAAGAATAAATTTTGGTTCAGAACGGTTGATGCTGGAACTGGATCGTATTGGAGAAGATATTCGATTCCTTGAAGACGTGCCAAACGGTTTTTCAGAATCAAGACTAATCATTGTAGCTGAAAAAGATTCTGATTGGTTTAGAACACATATTTTTAAAAGTGATCTGCCCAAAATTACCAATTCAAAGGAAGCTTTCAGAATTTCTTCGGAAGGAAATAAAATATATGTCATAGGGAATGACGAGTCCGGTGCACTTTATGGAGCATTGGAGCTTGCCGATAGAATTAAATCTGAAGAAAAATTACCGAAAAATCTCGATTTTGGTGATCAGCCGGAGATGGTTTTGCGTGGAACTGCTATAGGAATGCAAAAAATGAATATTCTTCCCGATAGGCATGTTTATGAATATCCATATACTCCAAAAAACTTTCCCTGGTTTTATGATAAGGAACTATGGATAAAATATTTGGATATGTTGGTTGAAAATCGATATAATTCCTTGTATTTATGGAACGGGCATCCATTTGCGTCTTTAGTGAAATTAGAAGATTATCCCTATGCACTTGAAGTAGATGAAGAAACTTTCAGAAAAAACGAAGAAATATTTGAATTTCTAACAACAGAAGCTGATAAACGCGGAATTTGGGTAATTCAAATGTTTTATAATATTATCGTTTCCAAACCTTTTGCAGAACATCATAATATCCCTACTCAGGATAGAGGACGTGAAATTACTCCGTTACTGGAAGATTATACTCGAAAATCAATAGCCGCTTTTATAGAGAAATATCCTAATGTTGGGCTTCTGGTCGCACTGGGAGAAGCTATGAGCGGCATTGAAAATGATATAAGCTGGTTTACGAATACCATTATTCCCGGCGTGAAGGATGGCATGCAACGACTGGGAAGAGAAGATGAACCACCAATCATTTTGAGAGCGCACGATACTGATGCTCCAAAGGTTGTGCAGGCTGCGTTTCCCATGTATAAAAATCTCTATACCACACATAAGTATACTGGTGAGTCTTTAACGACTTATGAACCACGAGGTCCTTGGACAAAAATCCATCAGGATTTAAGTAATCTGGCTTCGGTACATATTTCAAACGTTCATATCCTTGCAAACCTGGAGCCATTTCGTTTTGGTTCTCCTAATTTTATTGAAAAGACAGTTAAAGCTATGCATGAAGTTCACGGAGCAAATGCCTTGCATCTGTATCCTCAAACTTCTTATTGGGACTGGCCATATACCGCAGATAATACGGCACCCCGTTTACTGGAAATGGATCGAGATTGGATCTGGTATAGCGCCTGGGGAAGATATGCCTGGCAAAAAGAAAGAGAAAGAAATGAAGAAATTGAATTCTGGAGCGACGAATTTTCTAAAAAGTATGGCACTGATCGGGCTGCCTCTGAACAAATTCTAACGGCTTATGAGGAGACCGGAGAAATTGCTCCTAAAACATTACGAAGATTTGGAATAACTGAAGGGAACAGGCAAACCTTATTACTAGGTATGTTTATGAGTCAGTTGGTTAATCCATATAAGTGGCGCGTTTATCCGGGATTTTATGAATCCACCGGGCCAGAAGGAGAAATTTTGATTGAATACGCCGAAAAAGAATTTAATAATGAACCACATATCGGAGAAACACCCCTACAAATTATTCAGGAAATTGAGGACCATGGTAAAAAAGCTGTTGAGGCAATAGATAAGACAGAACCGAATGTAAGTAAAAATAAAGATGAATTCATTCGACTTCAAAATGATATTCGTGCGTATAAAGCATTTGCATATTTCTTTTCTGAAAAAGTAAAAGCGGCCATGCTTGTATTAAGATATGATCATTCGGGAGAGAAAAATGCTCTTTTAAAAGCAATCCCTCATCTAGAAAACAGTTTGAAACACTATCGTAAACTGGTTGAATTGACCGACGGAAATTATTTTTATGCTAATAGTATGCAAACATCCATGAGGCGGATTCCTACTGGTGGAGATGATGGAAAATATAAGCTGTGGTCTGAAATGTTACCGCTTTACGAACAGGAATTAGAAAATTTTAGAAAAAATTTAAATAATATTGACTCTTCAGTAAAATCTGATTCACAGGACAAAAAAGTTAAAGCATGGACACCTGCTGAAGTTAAAATTCTCTCGGGGCAGGAAACTTATTCGGTTGCAGTGGGAAGTCTTGTATATGATAAAATGAGTGCGCAAATTATTAAAGCTGCTCCTGAAATTTCAAAACTAACCGGCGTAAAATTTAAGGAGAAGAATCAGATAGCAAATGGAACAATTCTCAAGTTTGAAAACTCAAAACCTGTGAAAGTGGTGGTAGGATTTTTTGAAGATGCCGAGGATACAGAAAATCTAATAGCTCCTACCTTAGAAAATAATGCAGCGGGTAATATTATGGGACAGGCTGATATTGCAATTGCTAATGCTTTGAAATTGGATGGTTATCCCAAAATAAATATACATACCTATCACTTCGAGACCGGTAAAAATGAACTTCAATTGGAAAAAGGAAGAGTGTTAATACTTGGATTTATCCCGGCAGTGCAAAAAATAAATAGCAGGGATGCGGGTCTTGTAGGTGAAAAATCGGTAGACTGGCTATTTCAGGATTCTAATTAA
- a CDS encoding sodium:solute symporter — translation MEIHELLTITDFIVVGVYILILVGIGYWASFRDKKDVDENLFLAGNSLNWTSIGFTMWGTNVGPSMLIASASIGYTTGIVAGNFAWYAFIFIFLLAVVFAPRYLGAKTQTLPEFMGKRFGNSTQNILAWYTIVTVLISWLSLTLFAGGILIQQILGIPMWLSIIVLIIIASFFTIAGGLKAIAATNVFQMVLLIVVSLALTITGIYKIGGAERLISETPSEYWNLFLPADDANYPWLAIVLGYPVMGVWFWCTDQSMVQSVLGAQNIKQGQLGANFTGWLKILDVPLFILPGVICFILYPELQNPDEAYMTMVTKMFPVGMTGLVMAVLIAALVSTIDSALNALSTVFTMDIYVKKFKPEATQRQVVKIGRIVTVIGAVLAIFITLAINSIKGLNLFDVFQSILGFIAPPMSVVFLFGVLWKKTTTRAVNIILILGTILSMGIGVFYLWVFPAANYNFWPHFLLLSFYIFVFLSVLIVILSLNDKSKNQYVSTLDYGELSKLKPSAKVMWAALFIVMIGLYIFFNGN, via the coding sequence ATGGAAATTCATGAGTTATTGACCATAACTGATTTTATCGTTGTGGGTGTATATATTTTAATTCTTGTAGGGATAGGCTACTGGGCCAGCTTTAGAGATAAAAAAGATGTAGACGAGAATCTATTTTTAGCAGGTAATTCCCTTAACTGGACTAGTATTGGTTTTACCATGTGGGGAACAAACGTTGGGCCTTCAATGTTGATAGCCTCCGCTAGTATTGGCTATACCACAGGTATTGTAGCGGGAAATTTTGCCTGGTATGCTTTTATTTTTATTTTTTTACTGGCCGTAGTATTTGCTCCGCGTTATCTAGGTGCAAAAACACAAACTTTACCCGAATTTATGGGGAAACGTTTTGGTAATTCTACGCAAAATATTTTGGCCTGGTATACGATAGTAACGGTATTAATTAGCTGGCTATCTCTTACACTTTTTGCAGGAGGTATTCTTATTCAGCAGATTTTAGGAATTCCCATGTGGCTATCCATTATCGTTTTAATCATCATAGCTTCTTTTTTTACTATCGCTGGTGGCCTCAAAGCTATCGCTGCTACCAATGTATTTCAGATGGTTTTATTGATTGTGGTTTCATTAGCATTAACAATAACCGGGATTTACAAAATTGGGGGTGCAGAAAGGCTAATTTCAGAAACTCCTTCAGAGTATTGGAATCTTTTTCTTCCAGCCGATGATGCTAACTATCCATGGCTTGCTATTGTCTTAGGATATCCGGTAATGGGAGTTTGGTTTTGGTGTACAGATCAATCAATGGTACAATCGGTCCTGGGAGCGCAAAATATTAAACAGGGGCAGCTTGGCGCCAATTTTACCGGTTGGCTTAAAATACTGGATGTGCCTTTATTTATTCTTCCAGGAGTAATTTGCTTTATTCTTTATCCCGAATTACAAAATCCAGATGAGGCTTACATGACCATGGTGACCAAAATGTTTCCTGTTGGTATGACAGGTCTCGTGATGGCAGTTTTAATCGCAGCCTTGGTAAGTACTATAGATTCGGCTTTAAATGCTTTAAGTACTGTTTTTACAATGGATATTTATGTGAAGAAATTTAAACCTGAAGCAACCCAAAGACAAGTGGTTAAGATTGGGCGAATAGTAACTGTAATAGGAGCGGTATTAGCCATTTTTATCACGCTTGCGATAAATAGTATCAAAGGATTAAATCTTTTTGACGTTTTTCAATCAATTCTAGGATTCATTGCACCACCAATGTCGGTAGTTTTCTTGTTTGGTGTACTTTGGAAGAAAACCACCACCCGTGCCGTAAATATCATTCTTATTTTAGGAACCATTCTTAGCATGGGCATAGGCGTCTTCTATTTATGGGTTTTCCCAGCAGCCAATTATAATTTTTGGCCACATTTTCTATTGCTTTCTTTTTACATTTTCGTGTTTCTTTCTGTACTAATTGTGATTCTTTCGCTTAACGATAAATCGAAAAACCAATATGTAAGTACGCTGGACTATGGAGAATTATCAAAATTGAAACCTTCAGCTAAAGTGATGTGGGCCGCCTTATTTATCGTAATGATAGGTCTTTATATATTCTTCAACGGAAATTAA
- a CDS encoding Gfo/Idh/MocA family protein, giving the protein MSKENKKLRLGILGLGEGRSTISAALSSPKIELVKMCDLNLEVCKKRAKEFDFYEYTTKFEDLLNDPTVEAIAIYTPDHLHAAHIKLALEHDKHVVCTKPLIDDLKEASELVELQVKTGKKLFVGQSSRFFQPMKRQRQDFENGLIGDLVTVEAYYNADHRWFLEKPWALENSFKWLYGGLSHPVDFIRWYLPEIEEVMGYGMLSKNGKNGGLKNYDTMQFIYKSKDGRIARVGGAYSGPVQPVQRDSEMSCILRGNLGCSQGDYMDLRYAITDKDGEERIITWEHKLKHFFRFEGKSHHAGEYENYLNYFADSIHQDFTAYPDLIEGIGTIVLLKAMERSLDSGKPEKISTIIEEFNLQKLLS; this is encoded by the coding sequence ATGAGTAAAGAAAACAAAAAGTTACGATTAGGGATTTTAGGTTTGGGAGAAGGTAGAAGTACTATTTCTGCAGCACTTTCCAGTCCTAAGATTGAATTGGTGAAGATGTGTGATCTCAATCTCGAAGTTTGTAAGAAAAGAGCAAAGGAATTTGATTTTTATGAATATACTACAAAATTTGAAGATTTGCTTAATGATCCTACCGTAGAGGCTATAGCAATCTACACCCCAGATCATTTGCATGCTGCTCATATTAAACTGGCGCTGGAACATGATAAACACGTAGTTTGTACGAAACCCTTGATTGATGATCTTAAAGAAGCTTCTGAATTAGTTGAGCTTCAGGTAAAAACTGGAAAAAAGTTATTTGTAGGCCAGAGCAGTAGGTTTTTTCAACCGATGAAACGACAACGACAGGATTTTGAGAATGGTTTAATTGGAGATTTAGTTACTGTGGAAGCCTATTATAATGCAGATCATCGATGGTTTCTGGAAAAACCCTGGGCCCTGGAAAATTCTTTTAAATGGCTATATGGAGGCTTAAGCCATCCGGTAGACTTCATTAGATGGTATTTGCCAGAAATTGAAGAAGTAATGGGGTATGGCATGCTTAGCAAAAATGGTAAAAACGGTGGTCTTAAAAATTACGACACCATGCAGTTTATATATAAATCCAAAGATGGTAGAATTGCCAGGGTTGGAGGTGCCTATTCAGGACCAGTACAACCAGTACAGAGAGACAGTGAAATGAGCTGTATTCTTCGCGGAAATTTAGGTTGTAGCCAAGGAGATTATATGGATTTACGATACGCTATAACAGATAAAGATGGTGAAGAACGTATAATAACGTGGGAACATAAGTTAAAGCATTTTTTCAGGTTTGAAGGGAAAAGTCATCATGCCGGAGAATACGAGAACTATTTAAATTATTTTGCCGATAGTATTCATCAGGATTTTACCGCATACCCCGATTTAATAGAAGGAATAGGTACAATTGTTCTATTAAAGGCTATGGAGAGATCTCTTGATTCTGGTAAACCGGAAAAAATTTCAACAATTATTGAGGAATTCAATCTGCAGAAACTACTATCCTAA
- a CDS encoding right-handed parallel beta-helix repeat-containing protein has translation MLSKIYLRLLSILLLLFGSFSHAAEIYVSPNGKDSNTGDSLNPLATVSAALRKARELRRLNKLDENEGIQIIIEDGIYRLYEPILLRPEDSGTLDSPTVIKSADKSKPVFSGGIEIQNWKKANTTNLNIDSAINNNLWVADLPLFGGNSIQFRQIWVDGQKARRATNLGEQKLNRILSVDSENEIMWIPTPNLDFKNPEDLEFVIHQWWAIANLRVKSLERHGDSTAVKFHQPESKIEFEHPWPAPFIDSKKEYNGNSAFYFTGAAELLSEPGEWYLDKRNLKVYYYPKNGKDPNNSEIIVPALESLVEIKGTLDKTVSNIQFENISFQHSTWMRPSQKGHVPLQAGWSIIDAYKLEEPGTPDKAALENQAWIERQPAAFEVSNANNIKIIGCKFSHLAATGLDLISGVAESEIAGNVFEDVGGTAIQAAFFGGAEFEAHLPYQPKDEREIVHHLNIHNNYITNVTNEDWGCVGISIGVAHDIDISHNEVSDINYSGICLGWSWTKTISIAKNNRIHANRIHNFAKQMYDVGGIYTLSAQPNTEISENAIYDLNEAPYAHMPHHHQYIYYDEGSSYIRSINNWTEKDKFFENSPGPGNLWENNGPGVAKEIKDNAGLQPEFQQIKNE, from the coding sequence ATGTTATCTAAAATTTACTTAAGACTTCTATCAATATTGCTTCTTCTGTTTGGATCATTTTCTCATGCCGCAGAGATTTATGTTTCCCCAAATGGTAAAGATAGTAATACAGGAGATAGTTTAAATCCATTGGCAACAGTTTCAGCTGCGCTTCGAAAAGCCAGGGAATTAAGAAGATTAAATAAACTGGATGAAAATGAAGGTATTCAAATAATTATAGAGGATGGTATTTACCGACTTTATGAGCCAATTCTATTACGTCCGGAAGATTCTGGAACATTAGATTCCCCTACAGTCATAAAATCAGCCGATAAATCGAAGCCTGTTTTTTCAGGAGGCATAGAAATTCAAAACTGGAAAAAAGCGAATACCACTAACTTAAATATTGATTCAGCAATTAATAATAATCTTTGGGTTGCAGATTTGCCGCTGTTCGGGGGAAATTCGATTCAGTTTAGACAAATCTGGGTAGATGGTCAAAAAGCAAGGCGTGCGACAAATCTTGGGGAGCAGAAGCTAAATAGAATTCTTTCTGTAGATTCTGAAAATGAGATTATGTGGATCCCGACTCCTAATTTGGATTTTAAAAATCCGGAAGATCTTGAATTTGTAATTCACCAGTGGTGGGCTATCGCCAATCTTCGTGTTAAATCACTGGAAAGGCATGGGGATAGCACAGCAGTGAAATTTCATCAACCTGAGAGTAAAATTGAATTTGAACATCCGTGGCCGGCACCGTTTATAGATTCTAAAAAGGAGTATAACGGAAATTCGGCATTTTATTTTACTGGAGCCGCCGAATTGTTGAGCGAACCTGGAGAATGGTACCTCGACAAAAGAAACCTTAAAGTTTACTATTACCCGAAAAACGGAAAGGACCCTAATAATTCTGAAATTATTGTTCCTGCTTTAGAAAGTCTTGTAGAGATTAAGGGAACTTTGGATAAAACAGTTTCTAATATTCAATTTGAAAATATAAGTTTTCAGCATTCTACATGGATGCGCCCATCACAAAAAGGTCATGTACCGCTTCAGGCCGGTTGGTCTATAATCGATGCCTATAAATTAGAAGAACCAGGAACACCAGACAAAGCCGCATTGGAAAATCAAGCATGGATAGAAAGACAGCCAGCTGCATTTGAAGTATCCAATGCCAATAATATTAAAATTATTGGATGCAAATTCAGTCATTTAGCTGCTACTGGATTAGATCTTATTAGTGGTGTGGCTGAAAGTGAAATTGCGGGTAATGTTTTTGAGGATGTAGGAGGAACCGCTATTCAGGCGGCTTTTTTTGGAGGGGCTGAATTTGAGGCTCACTTGCCATATCAACCAAAAGATGAACGGGAAATAGTACACCACCTAAATATTCATAATAATTACATAACTAATGTTACTAACGAAGATTGGGGATGTGTAGGCATTAGTATTGGTGTCGCTCACGATATTGATATTAGTCATAATGAAGTTTCAGATATCAATTATAGTGGGATTTGTTTGGGTTGGAGCTGGACTAAAACGATTTCGATCGCTAAGAATAATAGGATTCACGCTAATAGGATTCACAATTTCGCTAAGCAAATGTATGATGTAGGCGGTATTTATACCCTTTCTGCCCAGCCAAATACAGAGATTAGTGAAAATGCAATATATGATCTAAACGAGGCACCTTATGCGCACATGCCACATCATCATCAATATATTTATTACGATGAGGGCTCTTCCTACATAAGATCTATAAATAACTGGACCGAAAAGGATAAATTTTTTGAGAACAGTCCGGGACCGGGTAATTTATGGGAAAACAATGGTCCTGGAGTAGCAAAAGAAATTAAGGATAATGCAGGTCTACAACCTGAGTTTCAACAAATAAAAAATGAGTAA
- a CDS encoding glycoside hydrolase family 2 protein — protein MRSFFKLVIFFTYVFFLSEAFAQQTEIQYLSGTGSDQTVDWKFMVDDGRKANEWTTIPVPSNWEQFGFGTYNYGHAEDDERGKETGHYKYEFNIPSEWKNKQIEIVFEGSMTDTEVKINGKLAGPVHQGAFYRFKYNISDLLNFGSEHNLLEVSVKKHSTNESVNQAERHADYWIFGGIFRPVYLQAKPIQNIERVAINAQADGQFEAEIFCNNIHRNGSLDAQIFSLNGDPVGETFTIDLNRGSNSVIVQSNFENIQTWNPEDPNLYKVEFRLKNNSKTIHKLTQNFGFRTIQLRERDGIYVNGTKIKFKGVNRHTFWPTTGRASSKTRSIEDVELIKSMNMNAVRMSHYPPDQHFLDVADSLGLFVLDELAGWHASYDTEVGSKLVKEMVIRDVNHPSIVFWDNGNEGGHNTDLDSLFQKYDIQNRRTIHPWQTFNGLSNEHYRPYNYGVGTYWNGRNVVFPTEFLHGMYDGGAGAGLNDFWNKMIWDNPLAAGGFIWVFADEGVKRTDTGEIDTYNGAAADGILGPFHEKEASYYAIKEIWSPIHFQNINITEYFKGKLKIENRYFYTNLKEINFSWKLESLSGSNQDLKTKPFTDKANSPDIAPGASGYLNLSLPGNWQNYDVMYMTATDNFGREIYSWSWPLQFPKEVIDKLLSKKSEGSVQMTENDTQITVKAGGIEFEIGKNDGLLKKVANQNGIIPFNNGPHLSAGKVEFKSLKTQKSGDTLSVISSFEEESRMKEFTWTFYPSGWVKLEIYYKPEEYDVDFDYMGVDFSYPENLVEAVTWLGDGPYRVWKNRMQGVEYGIHRKDYNNTVTGVSPIVYPEFKGYHSNLYWTKIESKQQSFLVATATDDVFLRLYTPEYPQKEFEARTSPPFPEQDISFMQAIPAIGSKTNQPERLGPDGQKNIFFDYGTFDDWRIRSKKMTLFFDFSAGQ, from the coding sequence ATGAGATCATTTTTTAAACTAGTTATATTTTTTACTTACGTATTTTTTCTTTCAGAAGCCTTTGCCCAGCAAACAGAAATTCAATATTTATCTGGTACCGGTAGTGACCAGACTGTAGACTGGAAATTTATGGTTGATGATGGGAGAAAAGCAAACGAATGGACCACAATTCCTGTACCTTCTAATTGGGAGCAATTCGGTTTTGGAACTTATAATTACGGACATGCAGAAGACGATGAAAGAGGGAAGGAAACAGGTCATTATAAGTACGAATTTAATATTCCATCAGAGTGGAAAAATAAACAAATAGAAATCGTTTTTGAAGGTTCAATGACGGATACCGAGGTAAAAATCAATGGAAAACTGGCAGGCCCGGTACATCAAGGAGCTTTTTATCGTTTCAAATACAATATTTCAGATTTACTGAATTTTGGTTCTGAACATAATTTACTGGAAGTGAGCGTCAAAAAACATTCCACAAATGAATCCGTGAATCAGGCCGAAAGACATGCCGATTACTGGATTTTTGGCGGGATTTTTCGTCCGGTATACTTACAGGCAAAACCTATTCAAAATATAGAAAGAGTAGCTATTAATGCGCAGGCCGATGGTCAGTTTGAAGCAGAAATTTTTTGTAATAATATTCATAGAAATGGGAGTCTGGATGCTCAAATCTTTAGTTTAAATGGAGATCCGGTTGGGGAGACTTTTACCATTGACCTTAATAGGGGCTCAAATTCCGTAATAGTTCAATCAAATTTTGAAAATATCCAAACTTGGAATCCTGAAGATCCAAATTTATACAAGGTAGAGTTCAGATTGAAAAATAATAGTAAAACTATTCATAAACTCACACAAAACTTCGGTTTTAGAACAATCCAATTGCGAGAGCGAGATGGAATATATGTAAACGGAACAAAAATAAAGTTTAAAGGTGTAAACAGACATACATTTTGGCCTACTACTGGTCGTGCTTCAAGTAAAACCAGAAGTATTGAAGATGTTGAGTTGATTAAAAGCATGAATATGAATGCGGTGCGTATGTCACATTATCCACCCGATCAACATTTTCTGGATGTTGCTGATTCCTTGGGACTCTTTGTACTTGATGAACTTGCCGGATGGCATGCATCATATGATACTGAAGTAGGTAGCAAGTTAGTAAAGGAAATGGTTATTCGAGATGTTAATCATCCTTCTATTGTATTTTGGGATAATGGTAACGAAGGAGGTCATAATACAGATCTAGACTCACTTTTTCAGAAATATGATATTCAAAATCGAAGAACCATTCATCCTTGGCAAACCTTTAATGGTTTGTCTAATGAGCATTATCGACCTTATAATTATGGAGTAGGTACTTACTGGAATGGCCGGAATGTTGTTTTTCCAACTGAATTTTTACACGGAATGTATGATGGTGGAGCTGGTGCTGGTTTGAATGATTTTTGGAATAAAATGATATGGGACAATCCACTTGCTGCAGGAGGATTTATTTGGGTTTTTGCTGATGAAGGAGTGAAGCGAACAGACACCGGTGAAATCGATACCTATAATGGTGCTGCAGCTGATGGTATTTTGGGTCCGTTTCACGAAAAAGAAGCAAGTTACTATGCAATCAAAGAAATCTGGTCTCCGATTCATTTTCAGAATATAAATATTACGGAATATTTCAAGGGCAAATTGAAAATTGAAAATCGATATTTCTACACCAATTTAAAAGAAATTAATTTTAGCTGGAAATTGGAAAGTTTGTCTGGATCCAATCAAGACTTAAAAACGAAGCCGTTTACAGATAAAGCCAACTCACCAGACATTGCGCCCGGGGCCAGTGGATATCTAAACCTTTCACTTCCTGGAAACTGGCAAAATTACGATGTGATGTATATGACCGCCACAGATAATTTTGGCAGAGAAATTTATAGCTGGAGCTGGCCTTTACAATTTCCAAAAGAAGTTATCGATAAGCTGCTCTCAAAGAAATCTGAAGGTTCAGTCCAAATGACTGAAAATGATACTCAAATTACGGTAAAGGCAGGTGGGATTGAATTTGAAATTGGTAAAAATGACGGATTATTAAAAAAAGTTGCTAATCAAAATGGCATCATTCCTTTTAATAATGGCCCTCATCTTAGTGCAGGAAAAGTTGAATTTAAATCTCTTAAAACTCAAAAATCTGGTGATACCTTATCGGTAATTTCATCATTTGAAGAGGAATCGAGGATGAAAGAATTTACCTGGACATTTTATCCTTCGGGCTGGGTAAAACTGGAAATTTATTACAAACCAGAAGAATACGATGTAGATTTCGATTATATGGGTGTAGATTTTTCATATCCCGAAAATTTAGTCGAAGCCGTTACATGGCTTGGAGATGGTCCTTATCGAGTTTGGAAAAACAGAATGCAGGGCGTAGAATATGGAATTCATCGAAAAGATTATAACAATACTGTAACTGGTGTTTCACCGATAGTTTATCCTGAATTTAAAGGATATCATTCGAATTTGTACTGGACAAAAATTGAATCAAAACAACAGTCGTTTTTGGTAGCAACGGCTACCGATGATGTATTTTTGAGATTATATACTCCTGAATATCCTCAAAAGGAGTTCGAAGCTCGAACGTCACCTCCTTTTCCAGAACAGGATATTTCTTTTATGCAGGCAATTCCTGCTATTGGAAGTAAAACAAATCAGCCAGAACGGCTTGGGCCAGATGGGCAAAAAAATATTTTCTTCGATTACGGCACATTTGATGATTGGCGGATAAGAAGCAAAAAGATGACATTATTTTTTGATTTTTCAGCAGGTCAATAG